The genome window AAGGTGGAGCCAGGTTGTCGTAGGGCTTGGGCAGCACGATTAAATTGACTTTTCTGGTAGTCTACACCACCAACCATGGCTAAGATTTCGCCAGTTTTGGCATCTAGGGTGACGATCGCTCCCTGCTCAATCCCTGTTGAGGCTCCAATTTCGGCGATCGTCTGCTTGAGCGCCTTGTCAGCTTCAGCCTGCATCTTCAAATCTAGGCTGGTTTCAATGATCAGGTTTCCCTGCTGGGCCAAGTAGGGCGATTTAGACTGTAGCTCCGAGTAGATGTAGTCGTAAAAGTAGGGGGCTAGGCTGCGTTCCTGTTGTAGGGCTTCCCTCGCCTTCGGTGACACCTGGATGATAGTCAACAGCCCTTGACGGGCTTCTTCGCTGCTGATCATGCGTAGGTCTGCCATGCGATTAATCACCCGGTTACGCAATCCCTCAGCAGTTTTTAAGTCTCGAATCGGGTTGAAGTTGTTGGGTGCTGGGAGCATTCCCACCAGGGTGGCAGCTTCTGAAAGGGTTAGTTGCTGGGCAGGTTTGTCGAAGTAAAACCGGGCAGCATCCTCGAAGCCATAGTTGCCACTACCTAGATACACCCGGTTGAGATAGGTGAGCAAAATGGTGTCTTTGCCATAGACCATTTCTAGTTTGAGGGCAACGATCGCCTCTCGAATTTTGCGCCGGATAGAGTCATCTGTGCCCACATGATCTCTGAATATGCTGCGTGCCACCTGCTGGGTGATGGTACTAGCCCCCTCCCGTTGCACCCCAACTAGGGTAAAGAACGCAGCACGAGCAATTCCCAGTGGGTCGATGCCCAAATGCCAGTAATACCGAGAATCTTCGGAAGCAACAACTGCTTTTGGCAAATAGCGAGAGAAATCAGACAGGCGGGGTAAGTCTCGATGGGTATCAGCCCTGACAGTGTTTAGAGGTTGGCCATCACGGGCATAGACAACGACCGGCCCCGGTGCAGGAACGCGCTTAAGGTCAACAGGAGTACTGATCCACTCTAGAGCCAGGTATAGTGCAACAACAGCAAATAGGCCAGTAAGGCTATACAAACTAACTCGGAGAGCGCGCACATGGGGCGGGGGAGGGTTGTAGTATTGCAGTTGCACTGCGTCGGCTAGGTCAGGCGGCCCTAGGGTCAGTACATCGTTATGATAAAGAGTGGCCTTGCGGATGCGACGCTTGCCTTGGTAAATGCCATTAGTGGAGTTTTCGTCCCGAATAACAAAGCGGGACTGTTGGTGACGATCGCAGGTCAGTGAGCCATGCACCTGACTAACAATGCTGCTGTTAATTTGAATGTCGCATTTGGAACTGCGCCCAAACACGTAGCGATCGCCCACGAGGGGATAGGATTTTGCCTCTGGGCTATTGGGTTCTCGCACCAACAGCTTGGCAACCTTGGCATCGGGTCGCAGTCGCAACTTAGAGAAATCAATCCGGGATTGCACCCGCTTGACGACTTGCGTCATCTGCCCTAGCAGGGTTTTGGGTGGTGTTGGCGTTGGCGAGGTCATAGAATCATGAGCAGGTAGCGACGGCAGATGGATACACAACCCACCTGGTAAATTCTAGATCGCTTATTCTGGAAACAAGGCATAAATTTTTCGGTGCTCCTAACAACCGAGGTGGATTGTCAACCCTACTAAATCCAGCCGTTACCGATTAGCGTCATAGAACCATGCAATTTATTGATCAAGCAGAGATTTCTGTCCAGGCAGGCAAGGGCGGCGATGGACTCGTGGCCTTCCGGCGAGAAAAGTATGTACCTGCTGGTGGCCCTGCGGGGGGCAATGGGGGCAAAGGCGGCGACGTTATCCTTAGGGCAGTACCCAATTTGCAAACCCTGTTGGATTTTCGCTACGTGCACCTGTTCAAAGCTGCGGACGGACAGCGAGGCGGCCCCAACAACCGCACAGGAGCATCTGGAGACGATCGCATTATTGATGTGCCCTGTGGCACAGTGGTCTACGATGCTGAAACC of Cyanobacteriota bacterium contains these proteins:
- a CDS encoding transglycosylase domain-containing protein, with product MTSPTPTPPKTLLGQMTQVVKRVQSRIDFSKLRLRPDAKVAKLLVREPNSPEAKSYPLVGDRYVFGRSSKCDIQINSSIVSQVHGSLTCDRHQQSRFVIRDENSTNGIYQGKRRIRKATLYHNDVLTLGPPDLADAVQLQYYNPPPPHVRALRVSLYSLTGLFAVVALYLALEWISTPVDLKRVPAPGPVVVYARDGQPLNTVRADTHRDLPRLSDFSRYLPKAVVASEDSRYYWHLGIDPLGIARAAFFTLVGVQREGASTITQQVARSIFRDHVGTDDSIRRKIREAIVALKLEMVYGKDTILLTYLNRVYLGSGNYGFEDAARFYFDKPAQQLTLSEAATLVGMLPAPNNFNPIRDLKTAEGLRNRVINRMADLRMISSEEARQGLLTIIQVSPKAREALQQERSLAPYFYDYIYSELQSKSPYLAQQGNLIIETSLDLKMQAEADKALKQTIAEIGASTGIEQGAIVTLDAKTGEILAMVGGVDYQKSQFNRAAQALRQPGST
- a CDS encoding GTPase ObgE; translation: MQFIDQAEISVQAGKGGDGLVAFRREKYVPAGGPAGGNGGKGGDVILRAVPNLQTLLDFRYVHLFKAADGQRGGPNNRTGASGDDRIIDVPCGTVVYDAETDELLGDLVTANQTLCVARGGKGGLGNKHFLSNQN